A single window of Leclercia adecarboxylata DNA harbors:
- the rffC gene encoding dTDP-4-amino-4,6-dideoxy-D-galactose acyltransferase: protein MSQLRGALQPLDWESQFFSLPTAIVRLSDDAPLLAADDLSAWQRVQAKIPATRTDWLDALQQQGFRLVEGEADLAIEVTQHACPGAEIATEQDIPALRQLAAQAFALSRFRAPWYAPDDSGRFYAQWIENAVKGTFDHLCLIFRAPDGAILGFVSLRKLNDTDARIGLLAGRGMGERLMQAALCWAGQQQLSILRVATQMGNTAALKRYIASGGNIETTAYWLYR from the coding sequence TTGAGTCAGCTGCGTGGTGCGTTACAGCCGCTGGACTGGGAAAGTCAGTTTTTTTCCCTGCCTACGGCCATTGTGCGCCTGTCTGATGACGCCCCGTTGCTGGCGGCCGACGATTTATCCGCCTGGCAACGCGTGCAGGCTAAAATTCCGGCCACCCGCACCGACTGGCTGGATGCACTCCAGCAGCAGGGCTTCAGGCTGGTTGAAGGCGAAGCCGATCTTGCGATCGAGGTGACGCAGCATGCCTGCCCAGGCGCTGAGATCGCTACCGAACAGGATATTCCGGCGCTGCGCCAGCTGGCCGCGCAGGCGTTTGCCCTGAGCCGCTTTCGCGCGCCCTGGTACGCCCCGGACGACAGCGGTCGCTTCTATGCCCAGTGGATCGAAAATGCGGTAAAAGGCACCTTCGATCACCTCTGCCTGATATTCCGTGCACCGGATGGCGCCATCCTGGGCTTTGTCTCCCTGCGTAAACTGAATGACACCGACGCGCGTATCGGCCTGCTGGCCGGGCGCGGCATGGGCGAGCGGTTGATGCAGGCGGCGCTGTGCTGGGCCGGACAACAGCAGCTTTCCATATTGCGGGTGGCGACCCAGATGGGCAACACCGCCGCGCTTAAACGTTATATTGCAAGCGGCGGCAACATCGAAACGACCGCTTACTGGCTATACAGGTGA
- the wecC gene encoding UDP-N-acetyl-D-mannosamine dehydrogenase translates to MSFTTISVIGLGYIGLPTAAAFASRQKQVVGVDINQHAVATINKGEIHIVEPDLDKVVKTAVEGGYLKASTTPVVADAYLIAVPTPFKGEHEPDMAYVEAAAKSIAPVLKKGALVILESTSPVGATEQMAQWLAEARPDLTFPQQAGERADINVAYCPERVLPGQVMVELIKNDRVIGGMTPVCSARASELYNIFLEGECVVTNSRTAEMCKLTENSFRDVNIAFANELSLICADQGINVWELIRLANRHPRVNILQPGPGVGGHCIAVDPWFIVAQNPQLARLIRTAREVNDSKPHWVLNQVKAMVADYLTQSGKRANEVTIACFGLAFKPNIDDLRESPAMEIAEMIADWHSGETQVVEPNIHELPKKLAGHCTLTRVNDALATADVLVLLVDHSEFKAISGDAVRQEFIVDTKGVWR, encoded by the coding sequence ATGAGTTTTACGACCATTTCTGTCATTGGGCTTGGCTACATTGGGCTGCCAACGGCGGCGGCATTTGCCTCCCGTCAAAAACAGGTCGTAGGTGTGGACATCAACCAGCATGCGGTTGCGACGATCAACAAGGGTGAAATTCACATTGTTGAACCGGATCTCGACAAGGTAGTGAAAACGGCCGTTGAGGGAGGGTACCTGAAGGCCAGCACCACGCCGGTAGTCGCCGATGCTTACCTGATTGCCGTGCCGACGCCGTTCAAAGGCGAGCATGAGCCGGATATGGCGTATGTCGAAGCGGCAGCAAAATCCATCGCGCCGGTGCTGAAAAAAGGCGCCCTGGTGATCCTGGAGTCGACCTCCCCGGTGGGTGCCACCGAGCAGATGGCACAGTGGCTGGCCGAGGCGCGCCCGGATCTCACCTTCCCGCAGCAGGCGGGCGAGCGTGCGGATATCAACGTCGCCTACTGTCCGGAGCGCGTGCTGCCGGGGCAGGTGATGGTCGAACTGATTAAAAACGATCGTGTTATTGGCGGGATGACGCCGGTCTGTTCCGCCCGCGCCAGCGAGCTCTATAACATCTTCCTGGAAGGCGAGTGCGTCGTCACCAACTCCCGTACCGCCGAGATGTGCAAGCTGACGGAAAACAGCTTCCGCGACGTCAATATCGCGTTTGCCAATGAGTTATCGCTGATTTGCGCCGATCAGGGGATCAACGTCTGGGAATTGATTCGTCTGGCGAACCGCCATCCGCGCGTCAATATCCTGCAACCCGGCCCGGGCGTAGGCGGTCACTGTATCGCGGTCGACCCGTGGTTTATCGTGGCGCAGAACCCGCAGCTGGCGCGTCTGATCCGTACGGCCCGCGAAGTGAACGACAGCAAACCGCACTGGGTGCTGAACCAGGTGAAGGCCATGGTGGCGGATTACCTGACGCAGAGCGGCAAGCGGGCAAATGAGGTGACTATCGCCTGTTTTGGTCTCGCCTTTAAGCCGAACATCGACGATCTGCGTGAAAGCCCGGCGATGGAAATTGCTGAGATGATTGCCGACTGGCACAGTGGCGAAACGCAGGTAGTGGAACCCAATATCCACGAGCTGCCGAAAAAGCTGGCCGGTCACTGCACCCTGACACGCGTTAATGATGCGCTGGCCACCGCCGATGTGCTGGTGCTGCTGGTGGATCACAGCGAGTTTAAAGCGATTTCGGGCGATGCCGTGCGTCAGGAATTTATCGTTGATACCAAAGGCGTATGGCGTTGA
- the wecB gene encoding non-hydrolyzing UDP-N-acetylglucosamine 2-epimerase encodes MKVLTVFGTRPEAIKMAPLVHALASDPYFEAKVCVTAQHREMLDQVLNLFSIVPDYDLNIMKPGQGLTEITCRILEGLKPILESFRPDVVLVHGDTTTTIATSLAAFYQRIPVGHVEAGLRTGDLYSPWPEEANRTLTGHLAMYHFAPTENSRQNLLRENIKDQHIFVTGNTVIDALIWVRDRVLASDTLRGELAEQYPFLANGKKMILVTGHRRESFGQGFEQICHALAEIAALNEDVQIVYPVHLNPNVSEPVNRILGHVKNVILIEPQDYLPFVWLMNHAWLILTDSGGIQEEAPSLGKPVLVMRETTERPEAVKAGTVRLVGTDSRLIVEEVTRLLHDDKEYQAMSRAHNPYGDGQACDRILHALKHNRVSL; translated from the coding sequence GTGAAAGTACTAACCGTCTTTGGTACGAGGCCGGAAGCCATCAAGATGGCGCCTCTGGTTCATGCGCTAGCAAGCGACCCTTATTTTGAGGCGAAAGTTTGCGTTACCGCACAGCATCGGGAGATGCTGGATCAGGTCCTTAACCTCTTTTCTATTGTTCCCGATTACGACCTCAATATTATGAAACCGGGGCAAGGATTAACCGAAATTACCTGCCGTATTCTGGAAGGGTTAAAACCCATTCTGGAGTCGTTCAGGCCTGATGTCGTGCTGGTGCACGGTGATACCACTACCACCATCGCCACCAGCCTGGCGGCGTTCTATCAGCGTATTCCAGTGGGGCATGTCGAAGCGGGATTGCGTACTGGCGATCTTTACTCTCCCTGGCCTGAAGAGGCGAACCGTACCCTGACCGGGCATCTGGCGATGTATCACTTCGCACCGACGGAGAACTCCCGTCAGAACCTGTTGCGCGAGAACATAAAAGACCAGCATATCTTTGTCACCGGCAACACGGTGATCGACGCGCTGATCTGGGTGCGTGACCGGGTGCTGGCGAGTGACACCTTGCGTGGGGAGCTGGCCGAGCAGTATCCGTTCCTGGCTAATGGTAAAAAGATGATCCTGGTGACCGGACACCGTCGGGAAAGCTTTGGTCAGGGATTCGAGCAAATATGCCATGCGCTGGCGGAAATCGCTGCACTTAATGAAGATGTGCAGATCGTCTATCCGGTGCACCTGAATCCCAACGTCAGTGAACCGGTCAACCGCATCCTGGGGCACGTCAAAAACGTCATACTTATTGAGCCGCAGGACTATCTGCCTTTCGTCTGGCTGATGAACCACGCCTGGCTGATCCTGACCGACTCTGGCGGTATTCAGGAAGAGGCGCCTTCATTGGGCAAACCGGTGCTGGTAATGCGTGAGACCACCGAGCGCCCGGAAGCGGTCAAAGCCGGAACCGTGCGGCTGGTGGGCACCGATTCGCGACTGATCGTGGAAGAGGTGACGCGCCTGCTGCACGACGATAAAGAGTATCAGGCCATGAGCCGGGCCCATAATCCTTATGGTGATGGCCAGGCCTGTGACCGTATTTTGCATGCACTTAAACATAATCGGGTATCGCTATGA
- the wzzE gene encoding ECA polysaccharide chain length modulation protein yields MTQPLAGAKSVVTENELDVRGLFRVLWAGKFWIAGIALGFALIALAYTFFARQEWSATAITDRPTVNMLGGFYSQQQFLRNLDVKANPASAEQPSVMDESYKEFIMQLASWDTRRDFWNQTDYFKQRMVGNSKADAALLDELINNIQFMAGDPLRNINDSVKLIAETAPDANNLLRQYVAFASQRAASHLNDELKGAWAARTVQMKAQVKRQEEVAKAIFNRRVHNIEQALKIAEKSNISRSETDVPADELPDSEMFLLGRPMLQARLENLQAVGPDVDLDYDQNRAMLTTLNVGPTLDPRFQTYRYLRTPEEPVKRDSPRRAFLMIMWGIVGALIGAGVALTRRRKI; encoded by the coding sequence ATGACTCAACCGTTGGCGGGAGCAAAATCAGTGGTAACTGAGAATGAGCTGGATGTTCGTGGCTTGTTCCGCGTGTTGTGGGCGGGCAAGTTTTGGATCGCAGGTATTGCGCTGGGCTTTGCACTTATCGCACTGGCGTATACCTTTTTTGCCCGACAGGAGTGGAGCGCGACGGCCATTACCGATCGTCCGACGGTGAACATGCTCGGGGGCTTCTACTCTCAGCAGCAGTTTCTGCGTAACCTGGATGTGAAAGCGAATCCAGCCTCCGCCGAGCAGCCCTCGGTAATGGACGAGTCCTACAAAGAGTTCATTATGCAGCTCGCCTCCTGGGATACGCGCCGTGATTTCTGGAACCAGACCGACTATTTCAAACAGCGGATGGTGGGCAACAGCAAGGCGGATGCCGCCCTGCTGGACGAACTGATCAACAATATTCAGTTCATGGCGGGCGACCCGCTGCGCAACATTAACGACAGCGTCAAACTGATCGCGGAAACCGCGCCGGATGCCAACAATCTGCTGCGTCAGTATGTCGCTTTCGCCAGCCAGCGAGCGGCAAGTCATCTGAATGATGAGCTGAAAGGGGCCTGGGCAGCGCGTACCGTGCAGATGAAAGCGCAGGTCAAACGTCAGGAAGAGGTGGCGAAAGCGATCTTTAATCGCCGGGTTCATAATATTGAGCAAGCGCTGAAGATTGCGGAGAAGAGCAATATCTCCCGCAGCGAAACCGACGTGCCGGCCGACGAACTGCCAGATTCTGAAATGTTCCTGCTGGGCCGCCCAATGCTGCAGGCGCGCCTGGAAAACCTGCAGGCCGTAGGCCCGGATGTTGACCTGGACTACGATCAAAACCGCGCCATGCTCACAACCCTCAACGTAGGTCCGACACTGGACCCACGTTTTCAGACCTATCGTTATTTGCGAACACCTGAAGAACCTGTAAAACGCGATAGTCCACGTCGCGCATTCCTGATGATTATGTGGGGGATTGTGGGTGCTTTAATTGGCGCAGGCGTGGCGTTAACCCGTCGTCGCAAAATTTAA
- the wecA gene encoding UDP-N-acetylglucosamine--undecaprenyl-phosphate N-acetylglucosaminephosphotransferase → MNLLTAVTELISIFLFTTCFLFLARKAAKRVGLVDKPNYRKRHQGLIPLVGGISVYAGICFTFSIADYYIPHAALYLACAGVLVLVGALDDRFDISVKFRAAVQAAIGVIMMVVGKLYLSSLGYIFGTWEMVLGPFGYFLTLFAVWAAINAFNMVDGIDGLLGGLSSVSFAAIGIILWFDGQYSLSMWCFAMIAAILPYILLNLGVLGRRYKVFMGDAGSTLIGFTVIWILLETTQGNTHPISPVTALWIIAIPLMDMVAIMYRRLRKGMSPFSPDRQHIHHLIMRAGFTSRQAFVLITLAAALLAGIGVAAEYAHFIPEWVMLVLFLLAFFLYGYCIKRAWKVARFIKRVKRRMRRNGNNPTLTK, encoded by the coding sequence GTGAATCTACTCACCGCGGTGACTGAGCTAATCAGTATTTTTCTTTTCACCACCTGCTTTTTATTTCTCGCCCGCAAGGCGGCGAAGAGAGTGGGTCTGGTGGATAAGCCCAATTATCGTAAACGCCATCAAGGCTTGATTCCGCTGGTTGGCGGAATCTCTGTTTATGCGGGCATTTGTTTCACCTTCAGTATTGCGGATTACTATATCCCGCATGCGGCGCTCTATCTGGCGTGTGCCGGCGTGCTGGTACTGGTGGGGGCGCTGGACGACAGGTTCGATATTAGCGTGAAATTCCGCGCTGCGGTTCAGGCGGCCATCGGCGTCATCATGATGGTGGTTGGGAAACTCTACCTCAGCAGCCTTGGCTATATTTTCGGCACCTGGGAGATGGTGCTGGGGCCGTTCGGCTACTTCCTGACGCTGTTTGCCGTGTGGGCGGCGATTAACGCCTTTAACATGGTGGACGGCATCGACGGCCTGCTGGGGGGGCTCTCCAGCGTTTCGTTCGCCGCAATCGGCATCATCCTGTGGTTCGACGGTCAGTACAGCCTGTCGATGTGGTGTTTTGCGATGATTGCCGCCATTCTGCCATATATCCTCCTTAACCTTGGCGTGCTGGGCCGTCGCTACAAAGTCTTTATGGGCGATGCCGGGAGTACGCTGATTGGTTTTACCGTTATCTGGATCCTGCTGGAAACCACTCAGGGGAATACCCACCCAATCAGTCCGGTGACGGCCCTGTGGATTATTGCCATTCCGCTGATGGATATGGTGGCGATTATGTATCGCCGTCTGCGCAAAGGGATGAGCCCGTTCTCGCCAGATCGTCAACATATTCACCATCTGATTATGCGCGCCGGCTTCACCTCGCGTCAGGCGTTTGTCTTAATCACCCTCGCCGCTGCGCTGCTGGCCGGCATTGGTGTCGCCGCAGAATATGCACATTTCATCCCTGAATGGGTAATGTTGGTATTGTTCTTGCTAGCATTTTTCCTGTACGGCTATTGTATTAAGCGGGCATGGAAAGTGGCGCGATTTATTAAACGCGTAAAACGCCGTATGCGTCGAAATGGCAATAACCCAACTTTAACCAAGTAA
- the rho gene encoding transcription termination factor Rho, translating to MNLTELKNTPVSELITLGENMGLENQARMRKQDIIFAILKQHAKSGEDIFGDGVLEILQDGFGFLRSADSSYLAGPDDIYVSPSQIRRFNLRTGDTISGKIRPPKEGERYFALLKVNEVNYDKPENSRNKILFENLTPLHANSRLRMERGNGSTEDLTARVLDLASPIGRGQRGLIVAPPKAGKTMLLQNIAQSIAYNHPDCVLMVLLIDERPEEVTEMQRLVKGEVVASTFDEPASRHVQVAEMVIEKAKRLVEHKKDVIILLDSITRLARAYNTVVPASGKVLTGGVDANALHRPKRFFGAARNVEEGGSLTIIATALIDTGSKMDEVIYEEFKGTGNMELHLSRKIAEKRVFPAIDYNRSGTRKEELLTTQEELQKMWILRKIIHPMGEIDAMEFLINKLAMTKTNDDFFDMMKRS from the coding sequence ATGAATCTTACCGAATTAAAGAATACGCCGGTTTCTGAGCTGATCACTCTCGGCGAAAATATGGGACTGGAAAACCAGGCTCGTATGCGCAAGCAGGACATCATTTTTGCCATCCTGAAGCAGCACGCAAAGAGTGGCGAAGATATCTTTGGCGACGGTGTGCTGGAGATATTGCAGGACGGATTTGGTTTCCTCCGCTCTGCAGACAGCTCCTACCTCGCCGGTCCTGATGATATCTACGTTTCCCCCAGCCAAATCCGCCGTTTCAACCTCCGCACTGGTGACACCATTTCAGGTAAGATTCGTCCTCCTAAAGAGGGTGAACGCTACTTTGCGCTGTTGAAAGTTAATGAAGTTAACTACGACAAACCAGAAAACTCGCGCAATAAGATCCTGTTTGAAAACTTAACGCCGCTGCACGCGAACTCTCGCCTGCGCATGGAGCGTGGTAACGGTTCTACCGAAGACTTAACCGCTCGCGTTCTGGATCTGGCGTCTCCGATTGGTCGTGGCCAGCGTGGTCTGATTGTGGCACCGCCGAAAGCCGGTAAAACCATGCTGCTGCAGAACATCGCCCAGAGCATCGCATACAACCACCCAGACTGCGTGCTGATGGTGCTGCTGATTGACGAACGTCCGGAAGAAGTGACCGAGATGCAGCGTCTGGTGAAAGGTGAGGTTGTAGCCTCTACCTTCGACGAACCGGCATCCCGTCACGTTCAGGTTGCGGAAATGGTTATCGAGAAGGCGAAGCGTCTGGTTGAGCATAAAAAAGACGTTATCATCCTCCTCGACTCCATCACCCGTCTGGCGCGTGCCTACAACACCGTGGTTCCGGCTTCCGGTAAAGTACTGACCGGTGGTGTGGATGCCAACGCCCTGCACCGTCCGAAGCGTTTCTTCGGTGCTGCGCGTAATGTGGAAGAGGGCGGAAGCCTGACTATCATCGCAACCGCGCTGATCGACACCGGTTCGAAGATGGATGAAGTTATTTACGAAGAGTTTAAAGGTACAGGCAACATGGAACTGCACCTCTCTCGTAAAATCGCTGAAAAGCGCGTCTTCCCGGCTATCGACTATAACCGTTCCGGTACCCGTAAAGAAGAGCTGCTCACCACTCAGGAAGAGCTGCAGAAAATGTGGATCCTGCGCAAAATTATCCATCCAATGGGTGAAATCGATGCGATGGAGTTCCTCATTAACAAACTGGCGATGACCAAAACTAACGACGATTTCTTCGATATGATGAAGCGCTCGTAA
- the trxA gene encoding thioredoxin TrxA encodes MSDKIIHLTDDSFDTDVLKADGLILVDFWAEWCGPCKMIAPILDEIADEYQGKLTVAKLNIDQNPGTAPKYGIRGIPTLLLFKNGEVAATKVGALSKGQLKEFLDANLA; translated from the coding sequence ATGAGCGATAAAATTATTCACCTGACTGACGACAGTTTTGACACGGACGTACTTAAAGCTGACGGGCTGATCCTCGTCGATTTCTGGGCTGAATGGTGTGGTCCTTGCAAAATGATCGCCCCGATTCTGGATGAGATCGCTGACGAATATCAGGGCAAACTGACCGTAGCGAAACTGAACATCGACCAGAACCCGGGCACCGCACCTAAGTATGGCATTCGTGGTATCCCAACCCTGCTGCTGTTCAAAAACGGTGAAGTTGCGGCGACCAAAGTGGGCGCGCTGTCCAAAGGTCAACTGAAAGAGTTCCTGGACGCCAACCTGGCGTAA
- the rhlB gene encoding ATP-dependent RNA helicase RhlB — protein sequence MSKTHLTEQKFSDFALHPKVIEALENKGFHNCTPIQALALPLTLAGRDVAGQAQTGTGKTMAFLTSTFHYLLTHPAIADRKVNQPRALIMAPTRELAVQIHADAEPLAQATGLKLGLAYGGDGYDKQLKVLESGVDILIGTTGRLIDYAKQNHINLGAIQVVVLDEADRMYDLGFIKDIRWLFRRMPAANQRLNMLFSATLSYRVRELAFEQMNNAEYVEVEPEQKTGHRIKEELFYPSNEEKMRLLQTLIEEEWPDRAIVFANTKHRCEDIWGHLAADGHRVGLLTGDVAQKKRLRILEDFTRGDLDILVATDVAARGLHIPAVTHVFNYDLPDDCEDYVHRIGRTGRAGASGHSISLACEEYALNLPAIETYIGHSIPQSKYNPEALLSELPPAKRLTRARSGNGPRRNSAPRNRRRSG from the coding sequence ATGAGCAAAACACATTTAACAGAACAGAAGTTTTCCGACTTCGCCCTGCACCCAAAAGTGATCGAAGCCCTTGAAAATAAAGGGTTTCATAACTGCACGCCCATTCAGGCTCTCGCCCTCCCGCTAACGCTGGCAGGTCGCGATGTTGCAGGGCAGGCGCAAACCGGTACCGGCAAAACGATGGCGTTTTTGACGTCAACGTTTCATTATTTACTGACTCACCCGGCAATTGCTGACCGCAAAGTTAACCAGCCGCGCGCGCTGATCATGGCCCCGACGCGAGAACTGGCGGTACAGATCCACGCTGACGCAGAACCGCTGGCACAGGCCACCGGTCTGAAGCTCGGCCTGGCCTACGGCGGTGACGGTTACGACAAACAGCTGAAAGTGCTGGAAAGCGGCGTCGATATCCTGATTGGCACCACTGGCCGTCTGATCGATTATGCAAAACAGAACCACATTAACCTCGGCGCTATCCAGGTTGTGGTGCTGGATGAAGCCGATCGTATGTACGATCTGGGCTTTATTAAAGATATCCGCTGGCTGTTCCGTCGTATGCCTGCCGCTAACCAGCGCCTGAACATGCTGTTCTCAGCTACGCTGTCTTATCGCGTCCGTGAGCTGGCGTTCGAACAGATGAACAACGCTGAATACGTCGAAGTGGAGCCGGAACAGAAAACCGGCCACCGTATTAAAGAAGAGCTCTTCTACCCGTCTAACGAAGAAAAAATGCGTTTACTGCAAACGCTGATTGAAGAAGAGTGGCCGGATCGCGCCATCGTATTCGCTAACACCAAACACCGCTGTGAAGATATCTGGGGCCATCTGGCTGCGGATGGGCATCGTGTGGGTCTGTTGACCGGTGATGTGGCGCAGAAAAAACGACTGCGCATTCTCGAGGATTTCACTCGTGGCGATCTGGATATTCTGGTGGCAACGGACGTGGCCGCACGTGGTCTGCATATCCCGGCGGTCACCCATGTCTTTAACTACGATCTGCCGGACGATTGCGAAGATTACGTTCACCGTATCGGCCGTACCGGTCGTGCGGGCGCCAGCGGTCACTCCATCAGCCTTGCCTGCGAAGAGTATGCGCTGAACCTGCCGGCGATTGAGACCTATATCGGCCACTCAATTCCGCAGAGTAAATACAACCCGGAAGCGCTGTTAAGCGAACTGCCGCCGGCGAAGCGCCTGACCCGCGCCCGTTCCGGCAATGGCCCGCGCCGTAACAGCGCCCCGCGTAATCGTCGTCGTTCAGGCTAA
- the gppA gene encoding guanosine-5'-triphosphate,3'-diphosphate diphosphatase, with translation MLRSTSLYAAIDLGSNSFHMLVVREVAGSIQTLTRIKRKVRLAAGLSADNHLSPEAMERGWQCLRLFAERLQDIPAQQIRVVATATLRLAVNAGEFIATAQAILGCPVQVISGEEEARLIYQGVAHTTGGDERRLVVDIGGASTELVTGIGAQATSLNSLSMGCVTWLERYFTDRNLAQENFDDAEKAAREVLRPVADELRYHGWKVCVGASGTVQALQEIMMAQGMDERITLAKLQQLKQRAIHCGRLEELEIEGLTLERALVFPSGLAILIAIFTELNIQCMTLAGGALREGLVYGMLHLAVDQDIRNHTLRNIQRRFMVDIEQAHRVANLAVSFLDQVESEWHLEPVSRELLVSACQLHEIGLSVDFKQAPLHAAYLVRNLDLPGYTPAQKKLLATLLLNQTNPVDLSSLHQQNAVPPRVAEHLCRLLRLAILFASRRRDDLLPAMTLMADGEKLTLNLPEKWLDSHPLGAEMLVQECQWQSYVHWVLEAQ, from the coding sequence ATGCTCCGGTCCACCTCGCTCTATGCAGCTATTGATTTAGGTTCGAATAGTTTTCATATGCTGGTTGTACGCGAGGTGGCGGGAAGTATACAGACGCTGACGCGTATTAAGCGCAAGGTCCGTCTCGCGGCGGGCCTGAGTGCGGATAATCATCTCTCTCCTGAAGCCATGGAGCGCGGCTGGCAATGCCTGCGTCTCTTTGCCGAACGCCTGCAGGATATTCCCGCCCAGCAAATCCGTGTTGTCGCCACCGCAACCCTGCGTCTGGCGGTGAATGCCGGGGAGTTTATTGCTACAGCGCAGGCGATCCTCGGCTGCCCGGTACAGGTGATTAGCGGTGAAGAAGAAGCCCGTCTGATTTATCAGGGCGTGGCGCACACCACGGGCGGCGATGAACGTCGTCTGGTGGTGGATATCGGCGGTGCAAGCACTGAGCTGGTCACCGGTATCGGTGCGCAGGCAACCTCCCTGAACAGCCTGTCGATGGGCTGTGTCACCTGGCTTGAACGCTACTTTACCGATCGCAATCTGGCGCAAGAGAACTTCGATGACGCGGAAAAAGCCGCTCGCGAGGTACTGCGTCCGGTGGCGGATGAGCTGCGTTATCACGGCTGGAAGGTCTGCGTTGGCGCGTCTGGCACCGTCCAGGCGCTGCAGGAAATCATGATGGCGCAGGGGATGGATGAGCGTATTACGCTGGCGAAACTGCAGCAGTTAAAGCAGCGCGCAATCCACTGTGGTCGTCTGGAAGAGCTCGAAATTGAAGGGCTGACCCTTGAGCGTGCCCTGGTGTTCCCAAGCGGGCTGGCGATCCTGATTGCCATTTTCACCGAACTGAATATTCAGTGCATGACCCTTGCGGGCGGTGCGCTACGGGAAGGGCTGGTCTACGGCATGCTGCATCTGGCCGTCGATCAGGACATTCGCAACCATACGCTGCGCAATATTCAGCGCCGGTTTATGGTGGATATCGAACAGGCGCATCGGGTCGCGAACCTGGCGGTCAGTTTCCTCGATCAGGTTGAAAGCGAGTGGCATCTTGAGCCTGTCAGCCGCGAGCTGCTGGTGAGTGCCTGTCAGCTGCATGAGATCGGCCTGAGCGTCGATTTTAAACAGGCACCGCTGCATGCCGCCTACCTGGTACGCAATCTCGATCTGCCCGGTTATACCCCGGCGCAGAAAAAGCTGCTGGCCACGCTGCTGTTGAACCAGACCAACCCCGTCGATCTCTCTTCGCTCCACCAGCAAAATGCGGTGCCGCCGCGCGTGGCGGAGCATCTCTGCCGCCTGCTGCGTCTGGCGATCCTCTTTGCCAGCCGTCGGCGCGACGATTTGCTGCCCGCCATGACGTTGATGGCGGACGGCGAAAAGCTGACGTTGAATTTGCCGGAAAAGTGGCTGGATAGCCATCCGCTGGGAGCAGAAATGCTGGTGCAGGAGTGTCAGTGGCAGAGTTATGTGCACTGGGTACTTGAAGCACAATAA